One window of Hevea brasiliensis isolate MT/VB/25A 57/8 unplaced genomic scaffold, ASM3005281v1 Scaf300, whole genome shotgun sequence genomic DNA carries:
- the LOC131176983 gene encoding uncharacterized protein LOC131176983: protein MMKVSVDARHQYLEYLGEALSDLPGRRGASGRPGLCHGPSGASPGGRRATGRRGKREAQALPRACRGQQREAQAFATGRRGQAGGRQRHGPSGQAQEAGSATGCREQREGQAFATGRRGQAGRQAHCGPIEGASPRRQALATGRRGQREAGTATGRRGQAREAGSATGRRGQAPGGRHCHGPIESKREAGAATGRRGQREARSSATGRRGKREAGTATGRRGASGRPGLATGRRGQAQEAGTATGQSGEQAGRPLGNCHGPSRASGRQAFATGRREQREAGTARRGQAQEAGLCHGPSGASGRQSLCRRQSGNSGRQALPRAVGGKREAGTATGRRGKPGRQAAPRAVGASPGRQAFATGRRGAAGGQATPRAVGGKPRRQAAPRAVGGKREAGPCHGPVGAAPGGRSAPRAVGASGRQQAFATGPSGTSPGGRPLPRAVGSKPGRQRAAPRAVGGKPRRQAAATGRRGQAGGRPLPRGPSGSKPRRQAAPRARRGASGRQRAFATGRRGASPGGRRARHGPSGAAQEAGTATGRRGQAGGRQRHGPSGASGRQALQPRAVERAAPGGRPLPRAVERRQEPGGSCHGPSGASGRQATATSRQPRKGLCQEAGLCHGPIEEQVGGRPAPRAVGEQAGGRHAAGSSGASPGGSGHPLPRAHFGLRKGMVRALDL from the exons ATGATGAAGGTAAGCGTAGATGCAAGGCACCAATATTTGGAATATCTTGG GGAGGCGTTGAGCGATCTGCCGGGCCGTCGGGGAGCAAGCGGGAGGCCAGGCCTTTGCCACGGGCCGTCGGGGGCAAGCCCAGGAGGCAGGCGCGCCACGGGCCGTCGGGGCAAGCGGGAGGCCCAGGCCTTGCCACGGGCCTGTCGGGGGCAACAGCGGGAGGCCCAGGCCTTTGCCACGGGCCGTCGGGGGCAAGCGGGAGGCAGGCAGCGCCACGGGCCGTCGGGGCAAGCCCAGGAGGCAGGCAGCGCCACGGGCTGTCGGGAACAGCGGGAGGGCCAGGCCTTTGCCACGGGCCGTCGGGGGCAAGCTGGGAGGCAGGCGCACTGCGGGCCAATCGAAGGAGCAAGCCCCAGGAGGCAGGCACTTGCCACGGGCCGTCGGGGGCAGCGGGAGgcaggcactgccacgggccgtcGGGGGCAAGCCCGGGAGGCAGGCAGCGCCACGGGCCGTCGGGGGCAAGCCCCGGGAGgcaggcactgccacgggccaatCGAGAGCAAGCGGGAGGCAGGCGCTGCCACGGGCCGTCGGGGGCAGCGGGAGGCCCGGAGCAGCGCCACGGGCCGTCGGGGCAAGCGGGAGgcaggcactgccacgggccgtcGGGGAGCAAGCGGGAGGCCAGGCCTTGCCACGGGCCGTCGGGGGCAAGCCCAGGAGgcaggcactgccacgggccaatCGGGGGAGCAAGCTGGGAGGCCTTTGGGCAACTGCCACGGGCCGTCGAGGGCAAGCGGGAGGCAGGCCTTTGCCACGGGCCGTCGGGAACAGCGGGAGGCAGGCACTGCCCGTCGGGGGCAAGCCCAGGAGGCAGGCCTTTGCCACGGGCCGTCGGGGGCAAGCGGGAGGCAGAGCCTTTGCCGCAGGCAATCGGGGAACAGCGGGAGgcaggcactgccacgggccgtcGGGGGCAAGCGGGAGgcaggcactgccacgggccgtcGGGGCAAGCCCGGGAGGCAGGCAGCGCCACGGGCCGTCGGGGCAAGCCCAGGGAGGCAGGCCTTTGCCACGGGCCGTCGAGGGGCAGCGGGAGGCCAGGCAACGCCACGGGCCGTCGGGGGCAAGCCCAGGAGGCAGGCAGCGCCACGGGCCGTCGGGGGCAAGCGGGAGGCAGGGCCttgccacgggcccgtcggggcAGCCCCAGGAGGCAGGAGCGCGCCACGGGCCGTCGGGGCAAGCGGGAGGCAGCAGGCCTttgccacgggcccgtcgggaACAAGCCCAGGAGGCAGGCCTTTGCCACGGGCCGTCGGGAGCAAGCCCGGGAGGCAGCGGGCAGCGCCACGGGCCGTCGGGGGCAAGCCCAGGAGGCAGGCAGCCGCCACGGGCCGTCGGGGGCAAGCGGGAGGCAGGCCTTTGCCACGCGGGCCGTCGGGGAGCAAGCCCAGGAGGCAGGCAGcgccacgggcccgtcggggggCAAGCGGGAGGCAGCGGGCCTTTGCCACGGGCCGTCGGGGAGCAAGCCCAGGAGGCAGGCGCGCCCGCCACGGGCCGTCGGGGGCAGCCCAGGAGgcaggcactgccacgggccgtcGGGGGCAAGCGGGAGGCAGGCAGCGCCACGGGCCGTCGGGGGCAAGCGGGAGGCAGGCCTTGCAGCCACGGGCTGTCGAGAGGGCAGCCCCAGGAGGCAGGCCTTTGCCACGGGCCGTCGAGAGGAGGCAGGAGCCCGGAGGCAGCTGCCACGGGCCGTCGGGAGCAAGCGGGAGGCAGGCAACTGCCACGTCGAGGCAGCCCCGGAAGGGCCTTTGCCAGGAGGCAGGCCTTTGCCACGGGCCAATCGAGGAGCAAGTGGGAGGCAGGCCAGCGCCACGGGCTGTCGGGGAGCAAGCGGGAGGCAGGCACGCCGCGGGCTCGTCGGGGGCAAGCCCGGGAGGCAGCGGGCATCCTTTGCCACGGGCACATTTTGGACTTAGGAAAGGGATGGTGCGGGCGCTTGACCTTTAA